One segment of Erigeron canadensis isolate Cc75 chromosome 2, C_canadensis_v1, whole genome shotgun sequence DNA contains the following:
- the LOC122589875 gene encoding ADP-ribosylation factor-like protein 8a — translation MGIWEAFLNWLRSLLFKQEMELSLIGLQNAGKTSLVNVVATGGYSEDMIPTVGFNMRKVTKGNVTIKLWDLGGQPRFRSMWERYCRAVSAIVYVVDAADHDNLSTSKGELHDLLSKPALSGIPVLVLGNKIDKAGALSKEALTDQMDLKSITDREVCCYMISCKNSTNIDSVIDWLVKHSKSKS, via the exons ATGGGAATATGGGAAGCTTTTCTGAATTGGCTCCGAAG CCTACTTTTCAAGCAAGAAATGGAGCTTTCTTTGATTGGGCTCCAGAATGCTGGCAAAACTTCCCTTGTTAATGTTGTTGCT ACTGGCGGATATAGTGAGGACATGATCCCTACA GTAGGATTTAATATGCGTAAGGTAACAAAAGGGAATGTAACAATAAAGTTGTGGGATCTTGGAGGTCAACCCCGGTTTCGCAGTATGTGGGAGAGATACTGTCGTGCAGTTTCCGCCATTGT TTATGTCGTGGATGCTGCAGACCATGATAATTTGAGCACCTCAAAGGGTGAACTCCATGATCTGCTTAGCAAACCAGCATTGAGTGGTATTCCTGTGCTGGTTTTGGGCAACAAAATTGACAAGGCTGGTGCCCTCTCGAAGGAAGCTTTGACTGATCAGAT GGATTTGAAGTCTATCACAGATAGAGAAGTTTGTTGCTATATGATCTCCTGCAAGAACTCAACAAACATAGATTCAGTCATCGATTGGCTGGTGAaacattcaaaatcaaaaagttaA
- the LOC122589874 gene encoding pentatricopeptide repeat-containing protein At5g67570, chloroplastic-like — translation MESLHLRGPPRPPLPPPSSRPESQPKPESIKLKNGVVATPKLIHTLRKKQIQKNRRRNPQTNQTPDENQQQEVDFETLKAEFNTFNKAILKATKSNQDFDLNGVVSSSLVGKPWERLERSELMGYANANKEFVGSEGNLKYEHLEELSEFIEKERDKFKWILDDDIEFDDEMLENKKNENWVPPVRKLSDAQSIRFLVDRLSGTEMSMKNWKFAKMMKQSGLQFTEDQLLKIVGGLGDKGQWKHSLSVVNWVYNSKEHRHFKSRFVYTKLLSVLGKARRPHEALQIFNFMRADYHIYPDMAAYHCIAIALGQSGLLKELVNVIDCMKQQPSKIAKKTRRKNWDPVLQPDLVVYNAVLNACTLSGDWKGVSWVFEELRSNGLQPSGATYGLAMEVMMASGKYELVHEYFEKMKKSGNPPKALTYKVLVKAFSKEGKVDEAVEAVRDMERKGVVGAASVYCELAFCLCYNGMWQEAIVEIKKMKRLTLTRPLVVTFTGMILSSMDGGHIGNCIRIFDISKEYCAPDIGIINAMLKVYGRNDMFFEAKELFEDTKRSNGHNISLGRDGPFVSPDAYTYGEMLRVSASAHQWEYFDYVYKEMVFSGYQLDQNKHAFLLVEASRAGKTHLLDHAFDVMLEAGEIPPSSFFVEIICRAMIQDDFDRALTILNSMAHAPFQVREKEWRGLFEEYKGKITRSHLRKLYDKIGTRDVAMEASAYKLTRLLQSLCGSKSNNSYRGNSSSSSNTIQESDSESTSDVKGQKLHSIMEHFADELTLESVKNFPDERSTLTSNGRSDDDYDSEDDFLVDEFGELDESKRNKLPSADGILENWKESMMKDGTFLPFQVGRK, via the exons ATGGAATCCTTACATTTAAGAGGACCTCCACGTCCCCCTTTACCTCCTCCTTCTTCTCGACCCGAATCCCAACCCAAACCCGAATCCATCAAACTCAAAAACGGCGTCGTTGCAACCCCAAAACTCATCCACACTCTCCGcaaaaaacaaattcaaaaaaacAGGCGCCGCAATCCTCAAACCAACCAAACCCCAGATGAAAACCAACAACAAGAAGTTGACTTTGAAACCTTAAAAGCTGAATTCAATACTTTTAATAAAGCAATCTTGAAAGCAACTAAAAGTAACCAAGATTTCGACTTAAACGGTGTCGTTTCTTCGTCTTTAGTAGGGAAGCCATGGGAAAGATTGGAGAGAAGCGAGTTGATGGGGTACGCGAATGCGAATAAAGAGTTTGTGGGGAGTGAAGGGAATttaaagtatgaacatttggaAGAATTGAGTGAGTTTATTGAAAAAGAAAGGGATAAGTTTAAGTGGATTTTGGATGATGATATtgaatttgatgatgaaatgttggaaaataagaaaaatgagaaTTGGGTACCCCCTGTACGAAAACTTAGTGATGCCCAATCCATTCGGTTTCTCGTTGATAG GCTTAGTGGAACAGAGATGAGTATGAAGAACTGGAAGTTTGCTAAGATGATGAAACAGTCGGGATTGCAGTTTACGGAAGATCAGTTGTTGAAGATTGTTGGTGGACTTGGTGATAAAGGTCAATGGAAGCATTCGTTGTCTGTTGTGAACTGGGTTTATAATTCTAAAGAGCATAGGCATTTTAAAAGCAG GTTCGTGTACACAAAACTCTTGTCAGTTTTGGGAAAAGCAAGAAGACCCCATGAAGCCCTTCAAATCTTTAATTTCATGCGA GCTGATTACCACATATATCCCGATATGGCTGCATATCACTGCATTGCCATTGCACTTGGTCAATCTGGTCTTTTAAAAGAACTGGTGAATGTAATTGATTGTATGAAGCAACAACCTTCAAAGATAGCCAAGAAAACTCGACGAAAAAACTGGGACCCGGTTCTCCAGCCAGACTTGGTGGTATATAATGCT GTGCTTAATGCTTGTACATTGTCTGGTGATTGGAAAGGGGTGTCATGGGTATTTGAGGAGTTGAGAAGCAATGGTTTGCAGCCCAGTGGAGCAACTTATGGACTTGCAATGGAG GTCATGATGGCATCCGGGAAGTATGAGCTTGTACATGAGTACtttgagaagatgaagaaaagtgGGAATCCTCCTAAAGCCCTAACTTATAAAG TACTGGTCAAGGCTTTTTCAAAAGAAGGTAAAGTTGATGAGGCGGTAGAAGCGGTGAGGGATATGGAACGGAAGGGTGTTGTTGGAGCCGCCTCTGTATATTGTGAACTAGCGTTTTGTCTTTGTTACAATGGAATGTGGCAAGAAGCTATTGTGGAG attaaaaagatgaaaagacTTACTCTAACCAGACCTTTGGTGGTTACCTTCACTGGCATGATATTGTCTTCCATGGATGGAGGGCATATTGGGAATTGTATACGAATCTTTGATATCAGTAAGGAGTATTGTGCTCCTGACATCGGAATTATAAATGCTATGCTCAAAGTTTACGGGCGGAACGATATGTTTTTTGAAGCCAAAGAGTTATTTGAGGATACGAAAAGATCTAATGGACATAACATTAGCCTGGGTCGTGATGGTCCGTTTGTTAGCCCGGATGCATACACTTATGGAGAAATGCTAAGAGTATCTGCTAGTGCCCATCAGTGGGAatattttgattatgtttaCAAGGAAATGGTTTTTTCTGGATATCAGCTTGATCAAAATAAACATGCATTTCTGCTTGTTGAAGCATCTAGGGCTGGAAAG ACCCATCTATTGGATCATGCATTTGATGTGATGCTGGAAGCAGGTGAAATACCACCATCGTCATTCTTTGTTGAAATCATATGCCGGGCTATGATCCAAGATGATTTTGATCGAGCTTTGACCATTCTTAATAGCATGGCCCATGCCCCATTCCAGGTTCGAGAAAAGGAATGGAGGGGATTGTTTGAGGAGTACAAAGGTAAAATCACACGGTCTCATTTGAGAAAACTGTATGACAAAATTGGTACTCGTGATGTAGCAATGGAAGCTTCGGCCTATAAGTTAACAAGACTATTGCAATCACTTTGTGGGTCAAAGTCGAACAATTCTTATCGGGGGAATTCAAGTTCAAGCAGTAACACCATACAAGAGTCAGATTCAGAGTCAACTTCAGATGTCAAAGGGCAGAAACTACACAGTATAATGGAGCATTTTGCTGATGAGTTGACTCTCGAATCAGTTAAAAATTTCCCTGATGAAAGGTCAACGTTGACTAGTAATGGGAGATcagatgatgattatgattcAGAGGATGATTTCTTGGTTGATGAATTCGGGGAACTGGATGAATCAAAGAGAAACAAGTTGCCATCTGCAGACGGTATACTGGAAAATTGGAAGGAAAGTATGATGAAAGATGGTACATTTTTGCCATTTCAAGTTGGAAGGAAGTGA